One Littorina saxatilis isolate snail1 linkage group LG12, US_GU_Lsax_2.0, whole genome shotgun sequence genomic region harbors:
- the LOC138981579 gene encoding uncharacterized protein, which yields MPSLKKIASYHCPSTSPMGKGQSWFPAPARQRVHPSHSEAQIQAKAKLTMGGTNVPTLPDLPQPPRTQSGQQWTFLHTLLAQDDAQLGRGSDRNDVTNNTSNSATNDSRVSGDCDVGSGSITVAGNVTKTGELPSRSIPSQDSGLKTDRKERATRILRDSASPSYRGHTSGTTSVTSRSRDPRLGKSDGREQFDNHHFPSRIKLAGESEITGCTDKEDANTEQSHLTHRSNKHNERLADDVSLKLRTHVRSRPAVVANSVNMVHSGTISDCSPQRQKLTEELPSTLSSRQDVRGKVSHDLRPGKVSRHGGIIDETARESGSHNVVNHWTTCRALEDSGDEEYDDTDDDNNNDDAAPRHPEAQSDEAPPKNDESSSPPADARIFSRTTSCASNLAAGRRKRPLLLPPIMLPPIYSVQPTPLVLRDEVYFASVGARARRPLTDDEWDKLKDCRYLRIRTLKRHLKV from the coding sequence ATGCCCAGCTTGAAGAAGATAGCGTCCTACCACTGCCCGTCCACGTCGCCCATGGGCAAGGGTCAGTCATGGTTCCCTGCACCCGCCAGGCAGCGTGTCCACCCCTCACACTCTGAAGCGCAGATTCAAGCTAAAGCCAAACTGACCATGGGCGGCACCAACGTCCCTACGCTGCCGGATCTCCCCCAACCCCCACGGACACAGTCCGGTCAGCAGTGGACCTTTCTTCACACGCTTCTTGCGCAGGATGACGCCCAACTCGGGCGAGGCTCTGACCGGAACGACGTCACTAACAACACGTCAAATTCAGCCACCAACGATTCGCGAGTTTCTGGTGACTGTGACGTGGGTAGCGGAAGCATCACTGTGGCAGGCAATGTTACCAAGACTGGGGAACTCCCTTCTCGCTCTATTCCATCGCAAGACAGTGGCCTCAAGACGGATCGCAAGGAACGTGCCACCCGTATCCTCAGAGACAGCGCGTCACCATCCTATCGGGGACATACGTCAGGAACAACGTCTGTAACTTCCAGAAGCAGAGACCCTCGACTGGGGAAAAGCGACGGTCGTGAACAGTTTGACAATCACCATTTTCCCTCTCGAATTAAATTGGCCGGTGAGAGCGAAATCACAGGCTGTACAGACAAGGAAGATGCTAACACTGAACAGTCTCATCTTACACACCGAAGCAATAAACATAATGAACGATTGGCAGATGATGTGAGTTTAAAACTGAGAACACATGTGCGGTCCCGACCTGCCGTTGTCGCTAATTCCGTTAACATGGTGCATTCTGGGACCATTTCTGACTGCTCTCCGCAGAGACAGAAGCTAACCGAAGAATTACCCTCAACCTTGAGTTCTCGCCAGGATGTAAGAGGAAAGGTCTCTCATGACCTAAGGCCAGGCAAGGTCTCTCGTCACGGCGGTATTATTGATGAGACAGCCCGGGAAAGTGGCAGTCACAACGTTGTCAACCATTGGACCACGTGTCGTGCCCTGGAAGACTCCGGTGACGAAGAATACGACGACACagatgacgacaacaacaacgacgatgcTGCCCCGAGACATCCCGAGGCGCAGTCAGATGAGGCTCCACCAAAGAATGATGAGAGTTCTTCACCGCCTGCAGACGCCAGGATCTTCAGTAGAACCACGAGCTGCGCTTCCAACCTTGCGGCGGGCCGGAGAAAACGTCCGCTGTTGCTGCCGCCTATCATGCTGCCTCCCATATACAGCGTGCAGCCTACCCCCCTGGTTCTGCGTGACGAGGTCTACTTCGCCAGTGTTGGGGCTCGTGCACGCAGACCTCTCACCGACGACGAGTGGGACAAGCTCAAAGACTGTCGCTATCTCCGTATTAGAACTCTCAAGCGACATCTCAAAGTCTGA